The Palaemon carinicauda isolate YSFRI2023 chromosome 43, ASM3689809v2, whole genome shotgun sequence genomic sequence tatatatatatatatatatatatatatatatgtgtgtgtatgtgtgtgtgtgtgtgggtgtattaatatatatatatatatatatatatatatatatatatatatatatatatatgtgtgtgtgtatatatatatatatatatatatatatatatatatatatataaatatatatgtatatattcatacatacatatatatatatatatatataaatacataattatataaatatatatatatatatatatatatatatatatatatatatatatagatatagatataaatatatcttttttacaACATTCATGCCACTATTATAATATAAGGTCATCAGATAGACAAATAGTCATAGACTGATAATACAAGTTGAGGGATTGGGTAAGTGGTGAAAGGGGAATGAGGTAGATAAAAGGATGAAAAAGAATAAGGCCTTCTATGTTCATGAaaattccctatggaaaagaattTGTGTAGTGTGACTTCTTGTTGTGCACCAATTATGTTTGAGAGCTTAAATTACGTTTAAAAGAGTTGTGTTTTCATTGCATATACTACGTTCTCTTTTTCCTTGACAATCACGAATCAgctctttttgtcttcttcttattTCTCTTTAGATAGATTTGAAATCATTATATAGAGAcagaagtttattcatatattttcctttaatctTTATTGAATTCACTCTGAATGATTAATCAATTGATATATACTTTCCTTTCAGGGCATGACGAGCTTCTACAAAGAATTCCGGGTAAGTCTCTTCTGGACTatcatgatatttatagattttatttaatcTGTCAATCCAGCAACTAATAATTAGTGTAAATATTAATCTTCAACTGATGAACTACATCGCATAAGCAGAAATGTATCATAGTTTGGAACAATATCCCTAATTGCAAAGTTattagaatattgattttttttttatttatgcagacatttgaaaaatatatattttattttttatattttcagatatgcaggagaaacttcaacatcttgaaaataatcttcaaggtaatctttccaatagattttttctaaattttttaatttcctttttctctaTCTCTTCACTTTACACCCAAAAAGATGATTATATGATGACTTATGTGTGATTAAGGAGCCATCATTGCATATCCAGTCGTTGTCTTATTTTCATACTATTGAAAGATATTTacacaacagtttttttttctttgagataatCTTGCAATAGCAAATACTATTATTCATTGAATATGCAGTATTGTTTCAGTCCTGACATTCCTGTAGATTATTCAAGAGCACATTCAATAGTTTTCACACTTTTGAAGGATATTCAAGAGCTTTCGTTGCATATACAGTATCTGTGTTTTATTTTGACACAGTTGAATGAGATTGAAAAACGTCATATCATATATGAGAGTTGTCTTTCATCAGCTAcgctctatttctttttttttagacttaagagtatttattgcatttttattagTTAAAACACACACCAGTAATTTGagacatttttattttcagatgTGCAGCAGGAACAAGGGAATCAGAAAACTTATTTTCAAGGTAATCTTCAAAATATTTAGAGTAAATTATTTCCTCATTGTATATTTCCTACCCTAATGACTATACTCGTTTTAGATAATTTGAGGCAATATATTTGATTGCAATATACGCTCatggtaaaactttttttttcagaactccATCATGAACTGGAACACGTGAAAGGTACTTGTTATTCCAGCAATTTTGATCATCCTTCCTAAATGCGTATCGTTTTATCTTGATTAGATATTttttgatagtgtatatatatgtatatatgtatatatatatatatatatatatatatatatatatatatatatatatatatatatatatatatatatatatatataattgtgtatatatataaatgtatatataaatatatatatatatatatatatatatatatatatatatatataatatatatatatatatatatatatatatatatatatatatatatatatatatatatatatatatatgtaggctatatatatatatatataaaagtatatacatattatttatatatatatatatatatatatatatatatatatatatatatatatatatatatatatatattaatatatatatatatatatatatatatacatatatatatatatatatatatatatatatatatatatatatatatatataaatatttatatatatatatatacgtatatatatatatatatatatatatatatatatatatatatatatatatatatatatatatatatttatatatatatatatatatatatatatatatatatatatatatatatatatatatatatatatatatatgtatgtatgtatgtatgtatgtatgtatgtatgtatgtatatatatgatattataaaatCAAACTAACATTCAATGAATTACTATTTTTTACTACAGAACAAATTTTCAATCTCCCTATAATAAGAATTCTCTTCAGGTCATGAATTCTTTTCTTCTGCTCAAAATATCTCACATATAATCTCCTTTTCTACTTCAGGGCTCAGCCGAGAGACTGCACAGTGTCTCAAAGGGGAAGATTTGGAACACTTGACTAATGTATCAGCAgcaggtaagtttttttttatattctgttatAATGATTTATGAAATCTATagttaagaaaaagataaaaattacatCTTTTTATTAACAATATCTTAAATATTTCATGATTACTTCTCTGATCGATATCCTCAATAAATTTGCTGTTTTTGTTCTTGTTCATTTGCTTTCCTAATTACTTCGTTGAGTAGagccatatgtatttatttatcagtTAGAGAAGATTTCAGAGAACACAACAGTTACAATACGTTGTTCAAAGGATTATTTTCTTCTTCCCAGCCAATCAAGAGATCAAGTCTTTTCACGAGGAGATGTCCGAAGTCATCGCTTGGTCACGAAAAGGTCAGTTAATATACACTTGAAGcattgatctctccatatcatccttcattttaCCTTGCTATCTAATTCCCTGCCTTCCTCTCTATCTTACCATCCCCCCTAACATGATCCTTCAATGCTCTCCTCTCTTATATCAAACATTGACACTGGCATTATAATTGTATTAATCATCTCAACATTTAACTTAATATcggaaacctttaaaaaaaaaagtaataaaatttttttataaaatttatacctTAGTCTCttccatttatgaaaaaaaaaaaaaacatgatatttttgCATTGTGTAACCGGTAAAAATAACATTGAAGACAAGTTATCAGATGGATAACTTATTCTATACAACATAAGTCAATGAAGGTAATGTTTTCTGACAACAGACAAGTGCTCAGAAGGAAGTCTCCTCTGTGGGAAGTCCAGGACCTGCAAGAACAACCCGTTCAGCTTCACCTGTTCTTGTCCTTCTGGTTTCACCTGGGATGGTTCAGAATGTGAAGGTAAGACACACTATACATCTTTATGTTGTTCTTTTCAAAGAACTATTTTCATTTACATCTGTAGATCAGTATAACCTCatgatatagtttgattttttccATAGCTATATTCAATTTGCCATTCTTTCActctttattagttttcttttcttgatttatttgagaAATGTTTCCTGCATTCTCTTCCATTGTTTTATTCCAAATTTTCAcagttccatttattattattgatgtgacATTTGTATTATGCTAATGATTATTAGTGAATTTTTAAGGCATATATGTATAGTcttattatgatatttatgaatataaaaatacttCTCTTTACCATCAATACGCTTCTATCTACGTTCTTTTTGAAGATTATGATCTTTTTGGGTATCAGCTTATCTGTTTTTTATGTTCATGAATGGATCTTCTTTTAACTCTTCtcgtatttgattttattttcacaatcatatatatatatatatatatatataatatatatatgtatataatatatatatatgtatatataatatatatatatatacatatatataaatgtatatatatatatatttatattatatatatacatatatatatatatatatataaatatatcaatatatatacagtatatatatatatatatatatatataaatttatatatatacagtatatacataatatcataATGTTATATTATAGTATTATAAAACTGTTATATTATAATATCATAATATGATGGTAACATGATATTATATTATACCATTATGatattatgatattaaaataatattaatattactattaatattaatattaatattaataataatttcgtcATTGTAATATCACAGAAGTCTAGTTATAATcattatcaaagatatattttaagatataaacCATCCATTCCGACTAGATTTCCTGAAAACAATACGAATGTTGTAACTTTCAAAACTTCCTTTAAACTAACTGTTGAAAAAGGGTCAAATATATAATAATGTTCATTTTCTGattatatctgtataaaaaaaCTGCTTCATAGAAAGTCTTGCCTTCTATTTCTTGGAAGCAGAATATTATGAATGCATAGTGAGCCTTCTTCCAAGGACTTcaatcctccttttcctcctcaacAGACGTCGATGAGTGTGCTGAAGGAAAAGACGACTGTGTCCCCAATGCAACATGCAAGAATAGCATGGGAGCTATAGCTGCTCCTGCAAAAAACATTTCGAGGGAGATGGGAGAACATCCTGTGGTAAGGACACAACAacaaatttattttgttatattttaaaagaaaaagaataaccgCAAAgtgaaatcttctctctctctctctctctctctctctctctctctttatatatatatatatatatatacacacacatatatatatacatacatacattatatatatatatataggctatatatatatacatatatatatatatatatatatgtgtgtgtgtgtatatatatatattacacacacatatatatatatatatatatacatattaccagcCGCTACTAGTGCACAGCAGAACAAAGCCTCAGAGAGTTCCTTCCTTTTGCGTGTGTTATGGTCTTTCCTATCGGCTCACGACAACAAACTATAATTGTtcttcaatccaccgtcttctttcTTTCCCCTGAATCCTTTACAATCTTTAAGGTTCTATtccgttatttttaatgtccatctatgtcagtcattctcattatatgtcctgccccatatctatttctttttgttacaAGTTGTTCGAATTTcatctactttatttttttttcacgtatttATATTAATACCAGCATTATTCTCtccttgctctttgagttgtaactatcctaTGGTATAAGACTCCAAGTGTCTGATAACATAATTAGGTTTCTTTTTACAGAAAATTGCATTTTAATTATTATAACATTATCTTGTtaacatatatatggtatatatatatatatatatatgtgtgtgtgtgtgtgtgtttgtattatacttatatatatatatatatttatttatatatatatatatacatatatatatatatatatatatacatacatacatatatatatatatatatatctatatatagatatatataagtatatatatgtatatatatatatatatatctatatatatagatatatataagtatatatatgtatatatatatatatatatatattgtttttcttttggatatatatatatatatatatatgtgtgtgtgtttgcgtgtgtgtgcatgtgtatctacagtatatatatatatatatatatttatatacttataaatatgctGTTTTCtcttggatatatatagatatagatatatatatatatatatatatatgtatataaaattttatatatatgtattttatatatatgtatatatatatataaataatatatgaatatatatatatatatatatatatgtatatataattatatatatatatatatatatatatttatatatatgtatatataattatatatatatatatatatatatttatatatatgtatatatatatatatatatatacatatacatatacatatatattatatatgtatatatatatatatatatatatgtatatatatatatatatatatagagagagagagagagagagagagagagagagagagagattctactctCAATTTTTTCCTTACATGGCATCTAGAAGGTTTATAATGACCCCAGAAGTTTATAACGGTTGAAATCAAACGCCCCAACACCTCCTGCCTTTGCTCACTTGTTCACAAATGGTTGTCGGTGCTTACCTTACTCCTCGTTTGTTAATAACAGACTGACAAGATTAATACAACTAACTCTTATTCAACACATATAACATATAACGAGTTCCTATTCAAGCAGTTTCATGCAAACAAATACATGCAAAGTCAAGCTTGAAAGAATTtcgttaacagtgcagggaagataaaaaaaaaaaaaacgctgttaCTGCGTACGTGTGTGAAAAAGTGaggtatattataataataatacattacaatTATTGTTTCTTAAGTATAACTCTCTCTTTTCTTCCTTTcgatcctcctcctttttcttcttcttattcttcatcttattcttCTTCCAGAGTTCCAGTGCAGAAGCCCAGCAAAAATGATTACTGGAGTTGGATGCATAATGGCAATCGATCAATGGTTACCATTCAATAACGTGAAGGACGTCTGCGAAGAGGAAGGAGGGAGACTTACACAACATATGACTCTGGAACAACTACAGGATATGGGTCTCTCTTTAGGATATTGGGGtgagttaaatgttttatttagaattgataagagagagagagagagagagagagagagagaggagagagagagagagaatgtggtttaGAAAGAGATTTGCAGATTTCGGCAAAGTTGAAGGATATGGCAGTAACAATTGTGTTCCGTCTTTACTGGAGCCACCCATCATCATTACAGAAACCGCTAAGGTTAAATAAGAAATCACTtttacttatgcacacacacacacacacacacacacacacatatatatatattatatatatatatgtatgtgtgtgtgtatttttatgtgttTTGCGTGTTTGTTTAAATGATTAACAAAGTCACAGAGAATTTGGAGAttggtataaaaaataaaaatatatattaattttccttacATCGTTCATATttgttcctttctttctttttctcttcttatttcttaTGTTTCTTTTCAATTGTCTCCTTTCAAAGACGCTTGGGTTGGTGTCTACGACGGGAAGTGGATGAGTGACGGATCTCTCGTCCCAGAAGACCTTTGGGAGGAAGGATACCGATCAGACCCTTCGAGGCGTTGTGGATACATTTTTCgggaatcttcttcttctccttacaaATTGGATCAAAGGGATTGTTCAAATGAGGATCAGGGTTATTGCCAGTTCCCGATGCCCTGAGAAGGACGACGTTCCTTCAACCCTCCCCCTGATGATCATCTTTTTTTTCGAGATtcctttattatgtttattttagtGTATTACTTTACATACATCCATCCACGGATGTATGGATGTATGAATATAACCTTCCATCactataatgtatcaatatatccgCTTAACAATATCCTAGCAGAGCATTAACGATTTTCATTCATTTCGGATCctcaagaaatatattgataattctgaatcagaaatgaggaaaatttcagacacatacattttttttttttaaatattaaaaaattccaAAGCAAGTGTTTACGGTGTTCCATGTACAGAGAAAATGTGTAATCATCTTTATGATTTTGTTGATACATCGATCTATTGGTCTGCTGGTCGGTTGCTTTGACGTGTAAGTCACtccgttagctctctctctctctctctctctctctctctctctctctctctctcctcacaattATTGAAATCTAATCTTTAGTCAATCTAAAAACACATTGTGAACTAATACCGTAAACACAGTAACTGCTTTCCTTTTGgagtacgtaataataataataataataataataataataataataataataataataataataataataataataatttaataatttaatttaattaataatttccTCTTCGATGTCGACCGTTAGTCTCACTGATCACTTTTCTATATTTCCCaaaatagcttttctttctttctcaaaTCATTGATTAAATAAGTCACTTATGGTAATTAATGGATTTACACAACTATTCTTTTAGAAGAGAAAATTATtgcaatgttcttttttattatatacagtgaAATTTGAATAAGTTTTATGGGTCTATGAAATCATACTTTActcctttattttgtttttagtttgtgcCTTACGCTTTATAGCCACAAAAGGCAAtagttaaagagagagaggagagagagagaggagagaggagagagagagagagagagagagagagaaaagttcatTTAAGCTGGACATTTTCAAGTTGTAAGTAACGGAGTACATCCAAACTTTCTCTGAGTAATTCAAAGCGTttgcaagattttatagtttttatttgcttATCTATGATGAGTTTAAGATACAGTAAGAGAAGATCTACTTATCTGCCCCTAATCGATCCTTTATAACACTCTTGTGATTAGTGGTTCAATCTTAACAAGATATTGAGCTGCTGTTATATGTAGTACTAGACTCACCTTCAGATTTTCTCTTCATTATCTCTCtatatctcaacagttattccataaCGGTGTATCTTACCTCAAGAGTCGGTCTAGACCAAAGAACATTATTAAATACCTGGTAGTTAGTCAACTCTAGTTGTTTGCAATCAGGGCCAAAAAAGTCATAGGTGTTTCAACATCCTCCCAAACAATTTGTCTAACATAATTCATCCAAATAATTCTAAAAGTGATGAATTCATCTTTCATTTGACAACATAAGTTTTACGGGTATGAATCAGAAATTGAAACGAGGCAACATATCATTGGTTGAATTAAGAAGGACAGCTTTGATTGGTGAATGGGAAATGGGTGGTTAGTTGCAATAGGAGGAACATGTGTTTGTGGTTAAGTAGGTAACAGAAAATAGAAGAAAGGGAAGTCGGAAGCCCAGCCACTGTCCAGTGCTCACCAGCTGCCATTCATTTTCTGAATGATATTCAGAgggaatttttttctaatattttagaaaaaaagattGTGGCatcgaaaaaaacaaacaaatggaacaaaattctACTAAAATAAGAAGCTTTgagcaaaataaacattaaatgttaccccggagagagagagagagagagagagagagagagagagagagacagacagagagagagagagagagagagaagtaaaaaatataactttatataagctcaaaaggaaaagaaaaaaagtgaaattgAAGGCAAAATCGTAAGTAAAAGATTAGAGTTgaaacaattaaaaggaaaattatgatCTACCAAGAAAATCTcgaaaacttcaaaaggaaatgaaatatttgGACATATAGAAATCGAGTAaaagtttcaactgcatttttTCTAGGTGATACAAAAATATTActgagacaataataataataataataataataataataataatgataataataataataataataataataatgataataactagagaACATCAGAATTTCTGAAGCAAATATTGGAAAGAACTTCACACACAATTTCCCAATAATATGCTTTTAGGGATATTGAAAACATAAAAAGATTGGAAATAGTGTATTATTGTTTAGAAGTCTACAAAGAGTCTTAAAGTACAGTTTTTAACCAGGTAACCAGTGTATTACTGTCTAGGTCCCCTTGGAAGACCACCTAACCCTTACTACTCACGAACAGATTCATTTTTTAATGAAATCGGACTGTCCAGCACAATAGATTTTTCgaaaatttttaaaacaaaaatttttttcaaaaaaattgtcctatgACCTTAAGGTCAAAGCCAAGGTCATTTATATAGCAATTATTATgtccaccaaatttggttcaaattgTCAAAGTATTTTCAGAGTTAGCCTCTTCCTAATGTGGCAGCCATTTTTAAAGTCATGAACTATTGAGCAGAATTGGCCCAGACTTGCGCAGGCCCTAGACCCTGGCCTAAGGTATATCtctcaagggatagagaatatgtATCTTGCTATTTCACTcgtgcacacacactcacagaggCCTAATTACTTATCCAGCCTTTTGGCGCCTGTCCCTTATTACACATCACAACTTTGGGAATATCACCATTAAAAACGCTTCAGGAAAGACAAATGATAATGAAAAGTTCATAGACTTCTGAGCATATAAGATGACTCCTCATTACCAACTGCCTGtccatctgccggactggggttcgagacccgctcaacctttatagtttcttgtggtgtctgcaacctcaccatccttgcgagctaagaattggatgtttggggggaacctataggtctacatgctgagtcatcgtgagccattccctggccctccccggtcctagcttgggtggcgatgggatttgggcgctgatcatctgtgtatatggtcagtctctagggcattgtcactgacccttgcttgtgccattcatgagtaacctttaaacaccgAGAGGAAAATAAGGCTTTTATGATCCTGACATCGTATTAGGCAGCTAAAAATTAGTAAAAGACACCCAAGCTCTCAAAGAGAGCataggcctactctctctctctctctctc encodes the following:
- the LOC137633942 gene encoding uncharacterized protein isoform X17 gives rise to the protein MWATCPLEELCIYRARAAEEIQSVMIPCNRMKTIISLLLLLAVVKLIHCQDHEQMIVLTLQGILQNLESINGQLKGHDELLQRIPDMQEKFQHLENNLQDMQEKLQHLENNLQGLSRETAQCLKGEDLEHLTNVSAAANQEIKSFHEEMSEVIAWSRKDKCSEGSLLCGKSRTCKNNPFSFTCSCPSGFTWDGSECEDVDECAEGKDDCVPNATCKNSMGAIAAPAKNISREMGEHPVSSSAEAQQK
- the LOC137633942 gene encoding fibulin-1-like isoform X16, with the translated sequence MWATCPLEELCIYRARAAEEIQSVMIPCNRMKTIISLLLLLAVVKLIHCQDHEQMIVLTLQGILQNLESINGQLKGHDELLQRIPDVQEKLEHLENNLQDMQEKLQHLENNLQGLSRETAQCLKGEDLEHLTNVSAAANQEIKSFHEEMSEVIAWSRKDKCSEGSLLCGKSRTCKNNPFSFTCSCPSGFTWDGSECEDVDECAEGKDDCVPNATCKNSMGAIAAPAKNISREMGEHPVSSSAEAQQK
- the LOC137633942 gene encoding uncharacterized protein isoform X15, giving the protein MWATCPLEELCIYRARAAEEIQSVMIPCNRMKTIISLLLLLAVVKLIHCQDHEQMIVLTLQGILQNLESINGQLKGHDELLQRIPDMQEKFQHLENNLQDVQEKLEHLENNLQGLSRETAQCLKGEDLEHLTNVSAAANQEIKSFHEEMSEVIAWSRKDKCSEGSLLCGKSRTCKNNPFSFTCSCPSGFTWDGSECEDVDECAEGKDDCVPNATCKNSMGAIAAPAKNISREMGEHPVSSSAEAQQK
- the LOC137633942 gene encoding uncharacterized protein isoform X11; translated protein: MWATCPLEELCIYRARAAEEIQSVMIPCNRMKTIISLLLLLAVVKLIHCQDHEQMIVLTLQGILQNLESINGQLKGHDELLQRIPDMQEKFQHLENNLQDVQEKLEHLENNLQELHHELEHVKGLSRETAQCLKGEDLEHLTNVSAAANQEIKSFHEEMSEVIAWSRKDKCSEGSLLCGKSRTCKNNPFSFTCSCPSGFTWDGSECEDVDECAEGKDDCVPNATCKNSMGAIAAPAKNISREMGEHPVSSSAEAQQK